Proteins encoded together in one Pseudomonas oryzicola window:
- the ptsP gene encoding phosphoenolpyruvate--protein phosphotransferase produces the protein MLELAKEQIAMGQKAASKAEALCLLADRLVADGLVAEGYLQGLQAREAQGSTFLGQGIAIPHGTPQTRDLVYATGVRLLQFPEGVDWGDGQMVYLAIGIAARSDEHLRLLQLLTRALGETDLAEALRRAGSAEALLKLLQGAPQELALDAQLVGLNLPAEDFDELAWRGARLLQRAECVDSGFAAVLQQAEPLPLGEGLWWLHSERQVRQPGLAFITPQQPLRYRDQPLNGLFCLASLGAAHQALLERLCEVLIEGRGQMLYQATSSRAVLEVLGGEAPADWPSARIVLANPHGLHARPAKVLAQLAKGFEGEIRVRLVDSAQPAVSVKSLSKLLSLGARRGQALELVAEPGIAADALPVLLAAIEQGLGEEVEPLPQASAAAASAAAEVLQAPPAGSRVQGVGAAPGIASGPAHVCVERELDYPLRGESYAQERAKLREALATVNSELQALVQRSDKAIGEIFVTHQEMLADPALSDDVEQRLTQGESAAAAWMAVIEAAARQQESLHDALLAERAADLRDIGRRVLAQLCGVQAQPEPQQPYVLVMTEVGPSDVARLDPSRVAGIVTAQGGATAHSAIVARALGIPAVVGAGAAILLLEAGTPLLLDGQRGVVSVAPPADELQRALAERDLREQRLQAAWANRFEPAVTRDGHAIEVFANIGESSGIAKVVEQGAEGVGLLRTELIFMAHPQVPDVATQEAEYRRVLDGLDGRPLVVRTLDVGGDKPLPYWPIAAEENPFLGVRGVRLTLQRPQVMEDQLRALLRAADQRPLRIMFPMVGQVHEWREARAMVERLRAEIPVADLQLGIMVEVPSAALLAPQLAREVDFFSIGTNDLTQYTLAIDRGHPSLSAQADGLHPAVLSLIDMTVRAAHAHGKWVGVCGELAADPQAVAVLLGLDVDELSVAARSIAEVKALVRQADHQTARALAREALQQDSAAAVRALVERY, from the coding sequence ATGCTCGAGCTCGCCAAGGAGCAGATAGCCATGGGCCAGAAGGCCGCCAGCAAGGCCGAGGCATTGTGCCTGCTGGCCGACCGGCTGGTCGCTGACGGCCTGGTCGCCGAGGGGTACCTGCAAGGGCTGCAGGCCCGCGAGGCGCAGGGCTCCACATTCCTTGGCCAGGGCATTGCCATTCCTCACGGCACCCCGCAGACACGCGACCTGGTGTATGCCACCGGCGTGCGCCTGCTGCAGTTTCCCGAGGGGGTGGACTGGGGTGATGGACAAATGGTCTACCTGGCCATTGGCATTGCCGCCCGCTCCGACGAACACCTGCGCCTGTTGCAACTGCTGACCCGTGCGCTGGGCGAGACCGACCTGGCCGAAGCGTTGCGTCGCGCCGGTTCCGCCGAGGCGTTGTTGAAGCTGTTGCAAGGTGCGCCACAGGAGTTGGCGCTGGATGCACAACTGGTCGGCCTGAACCTGCCCGCTGAAGACTTCGACGAACTGGCCTGGCGCGGCGCCCGCTTGTTGCAGCGGGCCGAGTGTGTCGACAGCGGGTTCGCTGCCGTGCTGCAGCAGGCCGAACCGTTACCGCTGGGCGAGGGCCTGTGGTGGTTGCACAGCGAACGCCAGGTGCGCCAGCCGGGCTTGGCCTTCATCACCCCGCAACAGCCATTGCGCTACCGCGACCAGCCGCTCAACGGCCTGTTCTGCCTGGCCAGCCTCGGCGCTGCCCACCAGGCCTTGCTCGAACGCCTGTGCGAAGTGCTGATCGAAGGGCGCGGGCAGATGCTCTACCAGGCCACCAGCAGCCGCGCAGTACTGGAAGTGCTGGGCGGTGAGGCGCCGGCGGACTGGCCCAGCGCGCGTATCGTGCTGGCCAACCCGCATGGTTTGCATGCCCGTCCAGCCAAAGTGCTGGCGCAACTGGCCAAAGGTTTCGAGGGGGAAATCCGTGTGCGCCTGGTCGATAGCGCGCAGCCAGCGGTGTCGGTGAAGAGCCTGAGCAAGCTGCTCAGCCTTGGCGCCCGCCGTGGCCAGGCGCTGGAACTGGTGGCTGAACCAGGCATTGCCGCCGATGCCTTGCCGGTGCTGCTGGCTGCCATCGAACAAGGTTTGGGCGAAGAGGTGGAACCGCTGCCGCAGGCCAGCGCAGCTGCTGCCAGCGCTGCCGCCGAAGTGCTGCAGGCACCACCGGCCGGTAGCCGTGTCCAGGGGGTGGGCGCCGCCCCGGGTATTGCCAGTGGCCCGGCGCATGTCTGTGTCGAGCGCGAGCTCGACTACCCCCTGCGTGGCGAGTCGTACGCCCAGGAGCGGGCAAAGCTGCGTGAAGCCTTGGCAACTGTGAATAGTGAACTGCAAGCCTTGGTCCAGCGCAGTGACAAGGCCATTGGCGAGATCTTCGTGACTCACCAGGAAATGCTCGCCGACCCGGCCCTGAGCGACGATGTCGAGCAGCGCCTGACCCAGGGCGAAAGTGCCGCGGCGGCGTGGATGGCGGTGATCGAGGCGGCGGCACGCCAGCAGGAGTCGCTGCACGATGCCTTGCTCGCCGAACGTGCCGCTGACCTGCGCGACATCGGCCGTCGGGTGCTGGCGCAACTGTGTGGCGTGCAGGCGCAGCCCGAACCGCAACAACCGTACGTACTGGTGATGACTGAAGTCGGTCCGTCCGATGTCGCCCGGCTGGACCCGAGCCGTGTTGCCGGTATCGTCACTGCCCAGGGCGGTGCCACCGCCCACAGCGCCATTGTCGCCCGTGCCCTGGGCATCCCGGCGGTAGTAGGCGCTGGCGCCGCGATCCTGCTGCTGGAGGCGGGTACGCCGTTGCTGCTCGATGGCCAACGCGGAGTGGTCAGCGTGGCGCCGCCGGCAGATGAACTGCAACGTGCCCTGGCCGAGCGGGATCTGCGCGAGCAACGCTTGCAGGCGGCCTGGGCCAACCGCTTCGAGCCGGCAGTTACCCGCGATGGGCATGCCATCGAGGTGTTCGCCAACATCGGCGAAAGCAGCGGTATCGCCAAGGTGGTGGAGCAGGGCGCCGAAGGCGTGGGCTTGCTGCGCACCGAGCTGATTTTCATGGCCCACCCCCAGGTGCCGGACGTGGCCACCCAGGAGGCGGAATACCGGCGTGTGCTCGATGGCCTCGACGGTCGCCCGCTGGTGGTGCGTACCCTCGATGTCGGCGGCGACAAGCCGCTGCCGTACTGGCCGATCGCTGCCGAGGAAAACCCGTTCCTCGGCGTGCGCGGGGTACGCCTGACGTTGCAGCGCCCGCAGGTGATGGAGGACCAGTTGCGCGCCTTGCTGCGGGCCGCCGACCAGCGCCCGCTGCGCATCATGTTCCCGATGGTTGGCCAGGTGCACGAGTGGCGCGAAGCGCGGGCCATGGTCGAGCGCCTGCGGGCGGAAATCCCGGTGGCCGACCTGCAACTGGGCATCATGGTCGAAGTGCCGTCGGCGGCCCTGCTGGCCCCGCAACTGGCGCGCGAAGTCGACTTCTTCAGCATCGGTACCAATGACCTGACCCAGTACACCTTGGCCATCGACCGTGGCCACCCCAGCCTCTCGGCCCAGGCCGATGGCCTGCACCCGGCGGTACTCAGCCTGATCGACATGACCGTGCGCGCTGCTCATGCCCACGGCAAGTGGGTGGGTGTGTGCGGTGAACTGGCCGCCGATCCGCAGGCGGTGGCCGTGCTGCTCGGCCTGGACGTGGACGAGCTCAGCGTCGCGGCGCGCAGCATTGCCGAAGTCAAGGCCCTGGTCCGCCAGGCCGATCACCAGACGGCCCGCGCCCTGGCGCGTGAGGCCCTGCAACAGGACAGCGCCGCAGCGGTTCGCGCGCTGGTGGAGCGTTACTGA
- a CDS encoding PTS fructose-like transporter subunit IIB: protein MNIAIVTACPNGQVSSVLSARLLSAAAQRRGWSTSVEVQDAEHPERQLSAAQIADADWVLVISTGPVDLARFVGKRVYQSTPSQALTDREGFLDEAAANAKLLTSVAAGPAEVASTGARIVAITACPTGVAHTFMAAEALQQAAQQLGYQLTVETQGSVGARNPLSAEAIAAADVVLLAADIEVPTARFAGKRIYRCGTGIALKQARATLDKALAEAKVENGADAAAAATPTKGEKTGVYKHLLTGVSFMLPMVVAGGLLIALSFVFGIEAYKQPGTLPAALMQIGGEAAFKLMVPLLAGYIAWSIADRPGLAPGMIGGLLASTLGAGFIGGIVAGFLAGYSAKAIARWARLPSSLEALKPILIIPLLASLFTGLVMIYVVGQPVAAMLAGLTHFLDSMGTTNAILLGLLLGGMMCVDLGGPINKAAYAFSVGLLASSSYAPMAATMAAGMVPPIGLGIATFLARRKFAQSEREAGKAALALGLCFISEGAIPFAAKDPLRVIPASIAGGALTGALSMYFGCKLMAPHGGLFVLLIPNAINHAALYLLAIVAGSLLTAVVYALIKKSEGVELAVAPAKG, encoded by the coding sequence ATGAACATTGCCATTGTCACCGCCTGCCCCAACGGCCAGGTGTCGAGCGTGCTGAGCGCGCGTTTGCTGTCTGCCGCGGCTCAGCGGCGCGGCTGGAGCACCAGCGTCGAAGTGCAGGACGCCGAGCACCCCGAGCGGCAACTGAGCGCCGCGCAGATTGCCGATGCCGACTGGGTACTGGTAATCAGCACCGGGCCGGTGGACCTGGCCCGCTTCGTTGGCAAGCGTGTCTACCAGAGTACGCCATCCCAGGCCTTGACCGATCGCGAGGGTTTTCTCGATGAAGCAGCGGCCAACGCCAAGCTGCTGACGTCAGTGGCAGCCGGCCCGGCCGAGGTGGCCAGCACCGGTGCACGCATCGTAGCGATCACGGCCTGCCCGACGGGCGTCGCACATACCTTCATGGCCGCAGAAGCGCTGCAGCAGGCCGCGCAGCAACTGGGCTACCAGCTCACCGTCGAGACCCAGGGTTCGGTCGGCGCGCGCAACCCCTTGTCTGCCGAAGCCATCGCCGCCGCCGACGTGGTGCTGCTGGCCGCCGACATCGAAGTGCCCACCGCGCGTTTCGCCGGCAAGCGCATCTACCGTTGTGGTACCGGCATCGCCCTCAAGCAGGCCCGTGCCACCCTGGACAAGGCCCTGGCCGAAGCCAAGGTGGAGAATGGCGCCGATGCCGCTGCAGCGGCTACGCCAACCAAGGGTGAGAAGACCGGGGTGTACAAGCACCTGCTCACCGGTGTGTCGTTCATGCTGCCCATGGTGGTGGCGGGTGGGCTGTTGATCGCCCTGTCGTTCGTGTTCGGTATCGAGGCCTACAAACAGCCGGGCACCCTGCCGGCGGCGTTGATGCAGATTGGTGGTGAGGCTGCATTCAAGCTGATGGTGCCATTGCTGGCGGGTTATATCGCCTGGTCGATCGCCGACCGCCCGGGGCTGGCACCCGGCATGATCGGCGGGCTGCTGGCCAGTACCCTGGGAGCTGGCTTCATCGGTGGCATCGTCGCCGGCTTCCTCGCCGGATACAGCGCCAAGGCCATTGCCCGCTGGGCACGCCTGCCCAGCAGCCTGGAGGCGCTCAAGCCAATCCTGATCATTCCGTTGCTGGCCAGCCTGTTCACCGGCCTGGTGATGATCTACGTGGTTGGCCAGCCGGTGGCGGCGATGCTCGCCGGCCTTACCCACTTCCTCGACAGCATGGGCACCACCAACGCCATCCTGCTTGGGCTGTTGCTGGGCGGCATGATGTGCGTCGACCTCGGCGGGCCGATCAACAAGGCCGCCTATGCCTTTTCGGTGGGGCTGTTGGCCTCGTCAAGCTACGCACCGATGGCAGCGACCATGGCCGCGGGGATGGTGCCGCCGATCGGCCTGGGTATTGCCACCTTCCTGGCCCGTCGCAAGTTCGCCCAGAGCGAGCGCGAGGCGGGCAAGGCAGCCCTGGCGCTGGGCCTGTGCTTCATTTCCGAAGGGGCGATACCGTTTGCCGCCAAGGACCCGCTGCGGGTCATTCCCGCCAGCATCGCCGGCGGCGCGCTTACCGGGGCCTTGTCGATGTACTTCGGCTGCAAGCTGATGGCACCGCATGGCGGCCTGTTCGTGCTGCTGATCCCGAATGCGATCAACCATGCGGCACTGTACTTGCTGGCAATCGTGGCTGGGAGCCTGCTGACAGCGGTGGTGTATGCGCTGATCAAGAAGAGCGAAGGGGTAGAACTGGCGGTGGCACCGGCGAAAGGCTAG
- the pfkB gene encoding 1-phosphofructokinase, which yields MANILTLTLNPALDITIGLDTLRPGQVNRSQTRHSHAAGKGLNVAQVLADLGHSVTVGGFLGRENLQPFEALIQWRGFADCFVRVPGETRSNIKLVEADGRVTDINGQGPEVDEAARNALLRLLEQVAPGHDAVVVAGSLPRGISAEWFRQLLERLKALGLKVALDSSGEALRAGLQSVPWLVKPNTEELGEVLGLAVDNPQQQRAAATRLVASGIEHVVVSAGEQGVSWFTRDLAVHARPPKVQVASTVGAGDSLVAGMVHGLLQGEAPAQTLARATAIAAQAVTQVGFGICDREQLARLEAAVQLTEQQEGCR from the coding sequence ATGGCCAACATCCTCACCCTCACCCTCAACCCGGCGCTGGATATCACCATCGGCCTGGATACCCTGCGCCCGGGACAGGTCAACCGCAGCCAGACGCGGCATAGCCACGCAGCGGGCAAAGGGCTGAACGTTGCCCAGGTACTGGCCGACCTGGGGCATAGTGTCACGGTTGGTGGCTTCCTCGGCCGCGAAAACCTGCAGCCGTTCGAAGCACTGATCCAGTGGCGTGGCTTTGCCGACTGCTTTGTCCGCGTGCCTGGCGAGACCCGCAGCAATATCAAGCTGGTCGAGGCCGATGGCCGTGTCACCGACATCAACGGCCAGGGCCCGGAGGTCGATGAGGCGGCCCGCAACGCCTTGTTGCGCCTGCTGGAGCAGGTCGCTCCGGGGCATGACGCGGTGGTGGTGGCGGGCAGCCTGCCGCGCGGCATCAGTGCCGAGTGGTTCCGCCAGTTGCTCGAACGACTGAAAGCCCTGGGGCTGAAGGTTGCTCTGGACAGCAGCGGCGAAGCCCTGCGTGCTGGCCTGCAGAGTGTCCCCTGGCTGGTCAAGCCGAATACCGAAGAGCTGGGCGAAGTGCTGGGCCTGGCTGTAGATAACCCGCAACAGCAGCGTGCCGCCGCCACGCGCCTGGTGGCCAGTGGCATCGAACACGTCGTGGTGTCGGCGGGCGAGCAGGGCGTCAGCTGGTTCACCCGTGACCTCGCCGTGCATGCCCGCCCGCCCAAGGTGCAGGTAGCCAGCACGGTAGGGGCGGGGGATTCGCTGGTGGCCGGCATGGTTCATGGCCTGCTGCAGGGCGAAGCCCCGGCACAGACCTTGGCCCGTGCCACCGCGATCGCCGCCCAGGCCGTTACCCAGGTGGGTTTCGGCATCTGTGACCGGGAGCAACTGGCGCGCCTGGAAGCCGCCGTGCAACTGACAGAACAACAAGAGGGTTGCCGATGA
- a CDS encoding OprD family porin, with protein sequence MPSAFRFTPLFIALTATIPFAAQADEDKADGFIEGSSLNLHFRNAYFNRDNHNAGVRDTREWGQGAVARFESGYTPGVLGIGLDAHAMLGLKLDGGGGHAGTSILPEHIKDDGELGAAPHSFSTAGAAVKLKAFDTELKAGDLFLTNPVIAGGESRMLPQTFRGLSLTNTSIDGLLLEGGQVSFTKPYNQSGHRRIDTYYGALDEHDKSKHLSWAGASWSGTPNITANLYAAELKDIWNQYYADVDYTYVVNDLVSLNPGVHFYHTQDTGQALLGKIDNNTYSVHFTVNAGYHSVTAAYQRVNGNTPFDYINLGDSIYLDNSRMYSDFNAPNERSWKLQYNYDFAGVGVPGLTSSLSYSRGEADLTKATQDTSHYDYYRADGKNAMHWERDLDLKYVFQAGDLKDLSVLLRYAVHRGSQGYASIDSNSDNDELRVIVDYPLNVF encoded by the coding sequence GTGCCTTCCGCGTTTCGTTTTACCCCGCTGTTCATTGCGTTGACTGCAACGATCCCTTTCGCCGCCCAGGCAGATGAAGACAAGGCTGATGGCTTCATCGAAGGGTCGTCCCTCAACCTGCATTTCCGTAATGCCTATTTCAACCGCGACAACCACAACGCCGGCGTGCGTGACACCCGCGAGTGGGGCCAGGGCGCGGTTGCGCGCTTCGAATCGGGCTACACCCCAGGTGTGCTTGGCATTGGCCTGGATGCCCATGCCATGCTGGGCCTGAAGCTCGATGGCGGTGGCGGCCACGCCGGCACCAGCATCCTGCCCGAGCACATCAAGGACGATGGCGAGCTGGGTGCGGCGCCACATTCCTTCTCCACCGCCGGGGCTGCGGTCAAGCTCAAGGCATTCGACACCGAGCTCAAAGCCGGTGACCTGTTCCTCACCAACCCGGTGATTGCCGGCGGCGAAAGCCGCATGCTGCCGCAGACCTTCCGTGGCCTGAGCCTGACCAACACCAGCATCGATGGGTTGCTGCTCGAAGGTGGCCAGGTGAGCTTCACCAAGCCCTACAACCAGAGCGGCCATCGCCGTATCGACACCTACTACGGCGCGCTGGACGAGCACGACAAGAGCAAGCACCTGAGCTGGGCCGGCGCATCGTGGAGCGGTACCCCGAACATCACCGCCAACCTGTATGCCGCCGAGCTGAAGGACATCTGGAACCAGTACTACGCCGACGTCGACTATACCTACGTGGTCAATGACCTGGTCAGTCTGAACCCGGGCGTGCATTTCTATCACACCCAGGACACCGGCCAGGCACTGCTGGGCAAGATCGACAACAACACCTACAGCGTGCATTTCACCGTCAACGCCGGGTACCACAGCGTCACCGCCGCCTACCAGCGGGTCAATGGCAACACGCCGTTCGACTACATCAACCTTGGCGACAGCATCTACCTGGACAACTCGCGCATGTACTCCGACTTCAACGCGCCGAACGAGCGTTCGTGGAAGCTGCAGTACAACTATGACTTCGCTGGCGTGGGCGTCCCAGGCCTGACCAGCTCGCTGTCATACTCACGCGGTGAGGCCGACCTGACCAAGGCCACTCAGGACACCAGCCACTACGACTATTACCGTGCCGATGGCAAGAACGCCATGCACTGGGAGCGTGACCTGGATCTGAAGTACGTATTCCAGGCGGGTGACCTGAAGGACTTGTCGGTACTACTGCGCTATGCCGTGCACCGTGGTAGCCAGGGCTATGCGTCGATCGACAGCAACAGCGACAACGATGAACTGCGGGTGATCGTCGATTACCCGTTGAACGTGTTCTGA
- a CDS encoding chemotaxis protein: protein MATQNARADSLSLLLFTLRSGKLMAINLLKVSEIIPCPPLTKLPESHPHVKGVATLRGHSLSVIDLSRAIGEQPLTDPHGGCLIVTEISRSRQGLHVQAVSRIVHCLSTDIKPPPYGSGNRSFITGVTRVDNTLVQVLDIEKVIHAIAPPVPEPPQKTLSEEDISLLAAANILVVDDSQVALQQSVHTLRNLGIECHTARSAKDAINVLLELQGTAQEINIIVSDIEMSEMDGYAFTRTLRETPDFQHLYILLHTSLDSTMSAEKARLAGANAILTKFSSPELTDCLVVAARTVVFAER from the coding sequence ATGGCCACGCAAAATGCCCGCGCGGACTCGCTGTCCCTGCTGCTGTTCACGCTGCGCAGCGGCAAGTTGATGGCAATCAACCTGCTCAAGGTCAGCGAGATCATCCCCTGCCCGCCGCTGACCAAGCTGCCCGAATCGCACCCGCACGTGAAAGGCGTGGCGACCCTGCGCGGCCATTCGCTGTCAGTCATCGACCTGTCCCGCGCCATCGGTGAGCAGCCATTGACCGACCCGCACGGCGGCTGCCTGATCGTTACCGAGATCAGCCGATCGCGCCAGGGCCTGCATGTGCAGGCGGTCAGCCGTATCGTGCATTGCCTGAGCACCGACATCAAACCGCCACCCTACGGCTCGGGCAACCGCTCGTTCATTACCGGCGTGACCCGGGTCGACAACACCCTGGTGCAGGTGCTGGACATCGAAAAAGTCATCCACGCCATTGCCCCGCCGGTGCCTGAGCCTCCTCAGAAAACCTTGAGTGAAGAAGACATCAGCCTGCTGGCCGCGGCCAACATCCTGGTGGTAGACGACAGCCAGGTGGCCCTGCAGCAGTCGGTGCATACCTTGCGCAACCTCGGCATCGAATGCCACACCGCGCGCAGCGCCAAGGACGCCATCAATGTGCTGCTGGAGCTGCAAGGCACCGCGCAGGAAATCAACATCATCGTCTCCGATATCGAAATGTCCGAGATGGACGGCTACGCGTTCACCCGCACCCTGCGCGAGACCCCTGATTTCCAGCACCTGTACATCCTGCTGCATACTTCGCTGGACAGCACCATGAGCGCCGAGAAGGCCAGGCTGGCCGGGGCCAATGCCATCCTCACCAAGTTCTCCTCGCCGGAGCTGACCGATTGCCTGGTGGTGGCGGCGCGTACCGTGGTGTTCGCCGAGCGCTGA
- a CDS encoding ferritin-like domain-containing protein yields MSNPNKEVIDVLNDLIEYSKDGEKGFRESADDVKNPELKAFFVQRAGECANAAGELQSEVRRLGGDPETSTSLSGDLHRGWVNFKSMLTGKSEEAVLNEVERGEDYALKAYKDAREKLVKLGRTASDQTYNLVEKQLQGVQRNHDQVKALRNAARASS; encoded by the coding sequence ATGAGCAACCCGAACAAAGAAGTGATCGATGTACTGAACGACCTGATCGAGTACAGCAAGGACGGCGAAAAGGGTTTCCGCGAATCGGCTGATGATGTCAAGAACCCGGAACTGAAAGCGTTCTTCGTGCAACGTGCCGGCGAATGCGCCAATGCTGCAGGTGAGCTGCAAAGCGAGGTGCGCCGCCTGGGTGGTGATCCGGAAACCTCGACCAGCCTGAGCGGCGACTTGCACCGTGGTTGGGTCAACTTCAAGTCCATGCTTACCGGCAAGAGCGAAGAGGCGGTATTGAACGAGGTCGAGCGTGGTGAAGATTACGCGCTCAAAGCGTACAAGGACGCCAGGGAAAAACTGGTCAAACTGGGCCGCACCGCCAGCGACCAGACCTACAACCTGGTGGAAAAGCAGCTGCAGGGCGTACAGCGCAATCATGACCAGGTCAAGGCACTGCGCAACGCTGCACGCGCCAGTTCCTAA
- a CDS encoding DUF3820 family protein, which produces MKPETLELLVTRSMPFGKYQGRLIADLPGDYLAWFARKGFPAGELGGLLALMHEIDHNGLGDLLVPLRQKHRR; this is translated from the coding sequence ATGAAGCCGGAAACCCTCGAACTGCTGGTGACCCGCAGCATGCCGTTTGGCAAGTACCAGGGCCGGTTGATTGCCGACCTGCCGGGGGACTACCTGGCATGGTTCGCGCGCAAAGGATTCCCGGCAGGGGAACTGGGTGGGTTGCTGGCGTTGATGCATGAGATCGACCATAACGGGTTGGGCGACTTACTGGTGCCGTTGCGGCAGAAGCATCGTCGCTAG
- a CDS encoding GGDEF domain-containing protein, with protein sequence MTPRPPRFALYRSHPELILNLGSCLAVLAIVAIVSYLLARERDSVELSAIRSSNNIVQLIESDILRNVELYDQSLKGLIWAVGRKELPNIPGPLRQRLLFNEAFVDRKRGDVLWLDKQGNVVGDSTSSVPRTANFGATGVFQAHQRDANLGLLVGPPFKAQLGDLDWCISFSRRISGPDGQFAGVAAGALRLSYFSELFRRLDIGDDSSINLINTDGQLLARQPSRAQAPLIGTNYADRANFKRILNEQSGSFTARSSSSAKLRIYTFARVPQLPLIVLVAHSADEVFQSWRRTAIMVSVATGVLCVGILWLTLLLGRELRRRHEAEQGLETLASTDSLTGLANRRRLDQVLRQEWARAQRNRKPLAVLMVDVDHFKAFNQRHGHAGGDHALREVAKTIEACIRRPADLAARYGGEEFQVVLPETDLAGAHWLAERIRASVEALAPFADDAHSVTVSIGIGVSGTQHDLARVLGAADEALYRAKAKGRNRVEGPAD encoded by the coding sequence ATGACCCCCCGACCCCCGCGTTTCGCACTCTACAGGTCACACCCCGAGCTGATCCTCAACCTGGGCAGTTGCCTTGCCGTGCTCGCCATTGTGGCCATCGTCAGTTACCTGCTGGCCCGTGAGCGCGACAGCGTCGAGCTGTCGGCGATCCGTTCGTCCAACAACATCGTCCAGTTGATCGAAAGCGATATCCTGCGCAACGTCGAGCTCTACGACCAGTCCCTGAAGGGCCTGATCTGGGCGGTCGGGCGCAAGGAACTGCCGAACATACCCGGTCCACTGCGCCAGCGCCTGCTGTTCAATGAAGCCTTCGTCGACCGCAAGCGCGGTGACGTGCTGTGGCTCGACAAACAGGGCAATGTGGTGGGCGACTCCACCAGCAGCGTACCGCGTACCGCCAACTTCGGCGCTACCGGTGTGTTTCAGGCGCACCAGCGCGATGCCAATCTCGGCCTGCTGGTGGGCCCACCATTCAAGGCGCAGCTTGGCGACCTGGACTGGTGCATCAGTTTCAGCCGACGCATCTCCGGGCCTGACGGCCAGTTTGCCGGGGTGGCGGCTGGCGCGCTGCGCCTGTCGTACTTCAGCGAACTGTTTCGGCGCCTGGACATTGGCGACGACAGCAGCATCAACCTGATCAACACTGACGGCCAGTTGCTCGCGCGCCAGCCCTCACGCGCACAGGCGCCACTGATCGGCACCAACTACGCCGACCGGGCCAATTTCAAACGCATACTCAACGAACAGAGCGGCAGCTTCACCGCCCGCTCCAGCAGTAGCGCAAAACTGCGCATCTATACCTTTGCTCGAGTCCCGCAGCTGCCGCTGATTGTGCTGGTGGCGCACTCTGCCGACGAAGTGTTCCAGTCCTGGCGCCGCACCGCGATCATGGTCAGCGTCGCCACCGGCGTACTGTGCGTGGGCATCCTCTGGCTGACCCTGCTGTTGGGCCGCGAATTGCGCCGCCGACACGAGGCCGAACAAGGCCTGGAAACGCTGGCCTCCACCGATAGCCTGACCGGCCTGGCCAACCGCCGCCGCCTGGACCAGGTGCTACGCCAGGAGTGGGCGCGTGCGCAGCGCAACCGCAAGCCGTTGGCGGTATTGATGGTGGATGTGGACCATTTCAAGGCATTCAATCAACGCCACGGCCATGCTGGTGGCGACCATGCCTTGCGCGAAGTGGCCAAGACCATCGAGGCTTGCATCCGCCGCCCTGCCGACCTGGCGGCGCGTTATGGTGGGGAGGAATTCCAGGTGGTGCTGCCGGAAACCGACCTGGCGGGCGCGCATTGGCTGGCCGAACGCATCCGCGCCAGTGTCGAGGCGCTGGCGCCGTTCGCCGATGATGCCCACTCGGTCACGGTGAGCATCGGCATCGGCGTTTCCGGCACCCAGCACGACCTGGCAAGGGTGCTGGGTGCAGCGGATGAAGCGCTCTACCGGGCCAAGGCCAAGGGCCGCAACCGGGTAGAAGGGCCGGCCGATTAG
- a CDS encoding YkgJ family cysteine cluster protein codes for MTGSLRFACTGCGKCCTGHHVPLTLAETRRWAADAGQVIVLLEAFVTDGPGMPQEQREHVMRRSHPVRCGEGEIRVAVTFAAFNPGRCRNLDDNDRCTIYDQRPLVCRIYPVEINPHIPLRPGSKDCPPQAWQQGPVLIHGTQLIDTELETLVQASRQADRDDIAAKVALCQALGMTTSALKGNGFTAYLPDMGAFAAALAQMPEDAGAQWTLHVEDEALLANLRQQGLRTTHESPVYYAFIGF; via the coding sequence GTGACCGGCAGCCTGCGTTTCGCCTGCACCGGCTGCGGCAAGTGCTGCACCGGCCACCACGTGCCGCTGACCCTGGCCGAAACCCGTCGCTGGGCAGCAGACGCCGGCCAGGTGATCGTGTTGCTCGAAGCCTTCGTGACCGACGGCCCTGGCATGCCGCAGGAGCAGCGCGAGCACGTAATGCGCCGTTCCCATCCCGTGCGCTGCGGCGAAGGCGAAATACGCGTCGCGGTAACCTTTGCCGCGTTCAACCCTGGGCGCTGCCGCAACCTCGACGACAACGACCGATGCACCATCTATGACCAACGCCCGTTGGTCTGCCGCATTTACCCGGTAGAAATCAACCCGCATATTCCGCTGCGTCCAGGCAGCAAGGACTGCCCGCCGCAAGCCTGGCAGCAGGGGCCTGTGCTGATTCACGGCACGCAGCTGATCGACACCGAGCTGGAGACGCTGGTGCAGGCCTCGCGCCAGGCCGACCGGGATGACATTGCGGCCAAGGTGGCGCTATGTCAGGCGCTAGGCATGACCACCAGTGCGCTCAAGGGCAACGGTTTTACTGCTTATCTGCCCGACATGGGCGCGTTTGCCGCTGCGCTGGCGCAAATGCCGGAAGATGCCGGAGCACAGTGGACCCTGCACGTGGAGGATGAGGCGCTGCTGGCGAACTTGCGCCAGCAGGGTTTGCGCACCACCCATGAATCGCCGGTGTACTACGCCTTCATCGGCTTCTGA